A window of the Erpetoichthys calabaricus chromosome 10, fErpCal1.3, whole genome shotgun sequence genome harbors these coding sequences:
- the mrps14 gene encoding 28S ribosomal protein S14, mitochondrial, with product MAASMWRASLSLGFRLLQSSFKTANQALQTKTHYLEQVRSHYIDWRMLRDVKRRKMAFQYASERLRINAIRKNTILPKELQEVADKEIAAFPKDSCPVRIRNRCVITSRPRGVKRTWRLSRIMFRQFADHSQMSGIQRAMW from the exons ATGGCCGCTTCTATGTGGCGTGCGAGTCTTAGTCTGGGTTTTAGATTATTGCAGTCATCGTTTAAAACAGCAAACCAG GCATTGCAAACTAAAACCCATTATTTGGAGCAAGTGCGAAGTCACTACATAGACTGGAGGATGCTTCGGGATGTCAAGAGAAGGAAGATGGCTTTTCAGTATGCCAGTGAAAGGTTACGGATTAATGCAATCAGGAAAAATACAATTCTTCCAAAAGAGCTTCAG gaGGTGGCTGATAAAGAAATTGCAGCTTTCCCAAAAGACAGCTGCCCGGTGCGAATTCGAAATAGATGTGTGATAACCTCACGTCCACGAGGTGTAAAGCGCACTTGGCGTCTTAGTCGTATTATGTTTCGCCAATTTGCAGATCATAGTCAGATGTCTGGGATCCAAAGAGCAATGTGGTAG